The Patescibacteria group bacterium DNA window GGTGTATACCTCTTGGCTGTAATCCTATAAGAGCCGAATTGGTAAAGTTATCATGGTTTTCGATAAGTTGATAACACAACCTGTTGATGGTTAACTCAAATCTTTTGCTATTTAAGATTATTCTCGGCTGCATTATTAAGTTTAAAATTTAATAATAAGGTTCATTTGGTCAAAAAAAAACCGTCTCGCCTGAGGCGGGACGGGGTCAATATCTAAATAAATTTTCATTTATTTTTTTTCTTTTTGAGTTGATGTGGTTTCTTTTGCAGTTGCAGTTTTTTTCCCTCCTGAAGCGGCTCCGTCTTTTACGGAAGCTGTCACTTTAGCTTTCTTTTCCTTCTTAGCCAGTTTTGCAGCAACATCGATAACAATTCTCCCACGATATTGCCCACAGTTTTCACACACTTTGTGTCTCATGTGGCTACCACCACAATTTGAGCACAACGAAAGACGTGGCTCTACAAGGCCGTGATGTGACCGCCTATTTGCGGTGTGCGCTTTTGTGTGTCGCATTCTCACTGACATAGAGATATCGTACGCAATTTGTGCTGAAATGGCAAGTTTTCAACTCTTTTTAAAAAATAAGCGCTGGAGAGATGCCAGCGCTATTTTATATTTTATTGACCTCACTGAAGTCCATTAGCCCCAAGATAGGTCTTTATCTTTTCTTCAAAATCCGCGATTGAAGATTCTGCAACAGAAGATAAAAATTTCTTACATTTACCACCAGCGGGATCTTTCCCCGTTTCTGTTTTGACACAACCATTAATATGCCTACTTCTTCTACAAAAACCGCATAAAACTGGTTCTTCGTATGTTCCCCTATTGAGAATCTCCTGCAGTTTATTGGGATCTTCGTAATATTTTCTTACTTCAGCTTCTTGTTCATCTCTTTCTTTTTCTTCACTTTTATGCGTCATCACTATCCTCTTTTTCGTTAGAGTTTTTACCTATTTATCCATTTAGAATATTAAAAAATTAACGACCGTTTGTCAATTTCAAGAAGCTTTTTCTATGTATTTCACAGATCCCATATTTCTTAATACTTTTATAATGCGCCGTGGTGCCATATCCTTTATGCACATCAAATCCATAATGTGGATACAATTTACTTAAGCGCACCATTTTTCTATCACGATACACTTTGGCAATAATAGAAGCAAGCGCTATTATTGATTTTTTTTCATCTCCTTTTACTATGGTTTTTTGATTTTTAAATTTACTCGGCGCATACAAAAGTCCGTCCAAAAACACATGGCACTCTCTGGGCTTGATCCTCAGTTTATTAAGTGACCGCCCCACTGCAATGCGTAGAGCTTTCGTTATACCCGATACATCTATATACCTCACCCCCACACTTGATACCGCAAAATATATAGTCCTATTATTTCTTTTCTCAATTGTTTTCTCGAACCATTCTTCTCTCTGCTGTTTGGTCAATTTTTTTGAATCTTTTATCCCTCTCAACCACGCTTTATTTTTTCCTTTTGGAACCGCCACAGCACAAACCGTAACAACACCAGCGACGGGGCCCCTTCCCACCTCATCAACTCCTATATAGTATGCTTCGCTTCCACGTTTGAGCTTCATCGTAGTTAGATAATACCACAGCTCGCTGTGGTCGATGTCAAACTGCTGACCTCTGCACACTCTTGCTTTCTGATATAATATTGATATGTCAAAATTCGTACACTTACACACTCACAGCCACTACAGTCTTCTCAATGCCCTTCCAAAAATTAAAGATCTTGTAGCCGCAGCCAAAAAACATGAAATGACAGCGCTTGCTCTTACTGATAATGGAAACATGTACGGTGCACTTGAATTTTACAAAACATGTAAAGCGGAAAATATAAAGCCGATTTTGGGAATTGATGCATATATTGCATTGCGCACACGATTTGACAAAGAATCAGGCATAGACAATCAGCGATTCCGTGTGGTACTCCTTGCAGAAAACAACAAAGGATACAAAAACCTACTTAAACTAGTAACACAATCACATCTTGAGGGATTTTATTACAAACCCAGGATAGACCGTAAATTGCTGGAACAATATTCTGATGGATTAATCGCTATTCTTCCATCTTTTTCTGGAGAAATCGCCACTGCGCTCAAAAACAAAAATAAAGAAAAGGCGCTTGAGGTAGCAAACTGGTATACCAAAACAT harbors:
- the rpmF gene encoding 50S ribosomal protein L32 — its product is MSVRMRHTKAHTANRRSHHGLVEPRLSLCSNCGGSHMRHKVCENCGQYRGRIVIDVAAKLAKKEKKAKVTASVKDGAASGGKKTATAKETTSTQKEKK
- a CDS encoding ribonuclease HII: MKLKRGSEAYYIGVDEVGRGPVAGVVTVCAVAVPKGKNKAWLRGIKDSKKLTKQQREEWFEKTIEKRNNRTIYFAVSSVGVRYIDVSGITKALRIAVGRSLNKLRIKPRECHVFLDGLLYAPSKFKNQKTIVKGDEKKSIIALASIIAKVYRDRKMVRLSKLYPHYGFDVHKGYGTTAHYKSIKKYGICEIHRKSFLKLTNGR